From a single Rosa rugosa chromosome 7, drRosRugo1.1, whole genome shotgun sequence genomic region:
- the LOC133723218 gene encoding uncharacterized protein LOC133723218: MDHILFWNSRGAGSEKFRSSIQDLVKMHKVDLLFVCEPRIQFEKAKKLLLSLGFPDFKVREANGFSGGLWFFWNRNKVTIDIIDTTFQSIYVKVSWSGTQTWMLTGIYASPCNTSRGALWSYLDNLYKHVNLPGMIVGDFNELLSYSDKIGGSQLFRFGGLQDLVGRNGLIDMGYQGADYTVKERLDRCFCNCDWRILFPDACVVHLARMKSDHCPILVKLNHCRSLIRRNSPFRFQAMWMQHDNYMDMVKETWNSCAGDLFSETATLARSLNTWNKEIFGNIFKQKRILLARICGIQKSLGRQNIPFLLDLEKELIAKYEQIRDAEALFWKQKSRDKWLCEGDRNTKFFHLTTMIRRRRNKIDGLFDANGICYDNPTIMKQTAVSFFKNLFSAATGQDLRFLIPWLFPDVDANDLRLMNRHVSDNDVHDALFRIGKLKAPGADGFPTLFYQQHWSLCAFETNVVINAFQSGKISEGLIHTLITLVPKTQAPQHMHLFRPISLCCTIYKIISKIIVSRIRPLLGEWISPNQVSFVPGRHISDNIMIAQEILHKCKNSKGAKGFMAWKVLYEVNILVKLVKLIMSCVSTASYQIIVNGELSESFKGGRASTNQARVLKQCMDIFCGLSGQTVNDKSLVYCSPNIKSGTTKAINMICGSTLTDDLGIYLGMPLIHFRVTKNTYAGLVDKAQSRLASWKGKVLNMAGRLTLIQSVNSSIPIYAMQTAKLPMKLCDKLDKLNRDFLWGDTEQKRKVHLSSWDLVCRPKCNGGLGIKKTTDMNKAMLAKASWRVTQNEQGLWNKIYKEKYLHSDSLLHENYRKPPNCSSTWTGVVYGANLLRKGLMWRIGNGASTKFWVDRWTSCGILENYALNHDTIDINSLVQDFWINNDWNLPMLHANLPVDIVDKITAIPLAISDLPDKLIWGSTSSGIFSVKSAYKLLCDDQGYQSYGWLRNWSLPIPPKLKIFLWSFVSGKLLTNEQRVIRRIATNSSCQFCTNTHESMLHIFRDCPKAKQVWQCFNIPPNMLTTFNLCWKDWILANLLQKGYYMRKLNWNTFFIFCCWFLWKWRCKCVFDPNFCYPHNLADVVFNYADEWTRASDKASLKKRSYVELLSWIKPAIGVHKLNVDGSRTTNGSIGAGGVIRDNTGCWCGGFMINIGVGEVLLAEAWGLFHGLHLALSLKISKLEVESDSAILISHIQNDNVDLHPLGTLVMNCRKLMNEFVSIQIKHIHRERNSVADLLAKNNTLLAKGVCTLHDPPALVTEALLDDIVGAPRARSFSASNAG, encoded by the exons ATGGATCACATCCTATTTTGGAATTCTCGTGGAGCTGGGAGTGAGAAATTTAGATCCTCTATTCAGGATCTAGTTAAGATGCATAAAGTTGACTTGCTTTTTGTTTGTGAACCTCGTATTCAATTTGAGAAGGCTAAGAAATTGTTACTTTCTCTTGGATTCCCTGATTTCAAAGTTAGGGAAGCTAATGGTTTCTCTGGTGGTCTTTGGttcttctggaatagaaataaGGTTACTATAGACATTATTGATACCACCTTTCAATCTATTTATGTGAAAGTCTCTTGGAGTGGTACTCAAACTTGGATGCTTACTGGTATTTATGCTAGCCCCTGTAATACTTCTAGAGGTGCTCTATGGAGTTATTTAGATAATCTCTATAAACATGTTAATCTCCCTGGAATGATTGTGGGAGACTTTAATGAATTGTTGTCTTACTCTGATAAGATTGGTGGCTCCCAACTTTTTAGATTTGGTGGCTTGCAGGATTTGGTTGGTAGGAATGGGTTAATCGACATGGGTTATCAAGGTGCTGACTATACAGTTAAAGAAAGACTTGATAGATGCTTTTGTAATTGTGATTGGAGGATCCTTTTTCCTGATGCTTGTGTTGTGCACTTGGCTAGAATGAAGTCTGATCATTGCCCTATTTTAGTCAAGCTCAATCATTGCAGGAGTTTAATTAGGAGAAACTCTCCCTTCAGATTTCAAGCGATGTGGATGCAGCATGATAACTATATGGATATGGTCAAGGAAACTTGGAATAGCTGCGCTGGGGATTTATTCTCTGAAACTGCTACTCTAGCTAGATCTCTAAACACCTGGAATAAAGAAATTTTTGGCAATATCTTCAAGCAGAAGAGGATCCTTCTGGCTAGAATTTGTGGCATCCAAAAAAGCCTGGGAAGACAAAATATCCCTTTTCTCTTGGATCTTGAGAAGGAACTGATTGCCAAGTATGAACAAATTAGAGATGCTGAGGCTCTCTTTTGGAAGCAAAAATCTAGAGATAAATGGCTATGTGAGGGAGACAGAAATACAAAGTTTTTCCACCTAACCACAATgataaggaggaggagaaataAGATTGATGGCCTCTTTGAtgctaatggaatttgttatgATAACCCCACCATTATGAAGCAGACTGCTGTTAGcttctttaaaaatttattttctgcTGCAACTGGGCAGGATTTGAGGTTTCTTATTCCTTGGTTATTTCCTGATGTTGATGCAAATGATCTTCGGTTAATGAATAGACATGTCTCTGATAATGATGTGCATGATGCCTTGTTCAGGATTGGAAAGCTAAAAGCCCCTGGAGCTGATGGATTCCCTACTCTATTTTATCAACAACACTGGTCTCTTTGTGCTTTTGAGACCAATGTTGTTATTAATGCCTTTCAATCTGGTAAAATTTCCGAGGGCCTTATTCACACTCTCATCACTTTGGTGCCAAAAACTCAAGCCCCTCAACACATGCATCTGTTTAGGCCTATTAGTTTGTGTTGCACTATCTACAAGATAATCTCTAAGATCATTGTTAGCAGAATCAGACCCCTGCTTGGTGAGTGGATAAGTCCAAATCAGGTTAGCTTTGTTCCGGGTAGACATATCTCTGATAACATCATGATTGCTCAGGAAATTTTGCATAAATGTAAGAACTCTAAAGGTGCTAAAGGCTTTATGGCTTGGAAG GTCTTGTATGAAGTTAATATTCTTGTTAAACTAGTTAAACTCATCATGAGCTGTGTCTCTACTGCTAGTTATCAAATTATAGTTAATGGTGAATTATCTGAATCTTTCAAGGGTGGCAGAG CTAGTACTAATCAGGCCAGGGTCTTAAAGCAATGCATGGATATTTTTTGTGGTCTCTCCGGACAAACTGTGAATGATAAGTCCTTGGTCTATTGTTCTCCTAACATCAAGAGTGGCACTACGAAAGCAATCAACATGATCTGTGGCTCTACTCTCACTGATGACTTGGGTATCTATCTTGGTATGCCTTTGATTCACTTTAGAGTCACAAAAAATACCTATGCTGGCCTTGTTGATAAAGCCCAATCTAGACTGGCTAGTTGGAAAGGAAAGGTTTTAAACATGGCTGGACGTCTGACCCTCATTCAATCTGTAAATTCTTCTATTCCCATTTATGCTATGCAGACTGCAAAGCTTCCTATGAAATTATGTGACAAGCTTGACAAATTAAACAGGGATTTCTTATGGGGTGATACTGAACAGAAGAGGAAGGTCCATCTTTCTAGCTGGGATCTTGTTTGTAGACCTAAATGTAATGGTGGTCTGGGGATTAAAAAGACAACTGATATGAACAAAGCAATGCTTGCAAAGGCTAGTTGGAGAGTGACTCAGAATGAGCAGGGATTGTGGAACAAAATTTATAAGGAAAAATATCTTCACTCTGATTCCTTGCTCCATGAGAACTATAGGAAACCTCCCAATTGTTCTAGTACTTGGACTGGTGTTGTGTATGGTGCCAATCTGTTAAGGAAAGGTCTGATGTGGAGAATTGGAAATGGTGCTAGTACCAAGTTTTGGGTTGACAGATGGACTTCCTGTGGTATCCTTGAAAATTATGCTCTGAATCATGATACCATTGATATTAATTCTCTTGTGCAGGATTTCTGGATTAATAATGATTGGAACCTGCCTATGTTACATGCTAATCTCCCTGTTGACATTGTGGATAAAATCACTGCTATCCCTCTAGCTATTAGTGACTTGCCTGATAAGCTAATTTGGGGAAGTACCTCTTCTGGCATTTTCTCTGTTAAATCTGCTTACAAGCTCTTGTGTGATGATCAAGGATATCAAAGCTATGGATGGTTGAGAAACTGGTCTCTTCCGATCCCTCCTAAGCTCAAAATTTTCCTTTGGTCCTTTGTCTCAGGCAAACTCCTGACTAATGAGCAGAGGGTGATCAGAAGGATTGCAACTAACTCTTCTTGCCAGTTCTGTACTAACACTCATGAATCTATGTTACACATATTTCGGGACTGCCCTAAAGCGAAACAGGTGTGGCAATGTTTTAATATCCCTCCCAATATGTTGACTACATTCAATTTATGTTGGAAGGATTGGATTTTGGCCAATCTTCTACAGAAAGGCTATTATATGAGGAAGCTGAACTGGAACACCTTCTttatcttttgttgttggttctTATGGAAATGGAGATGTAAATGCGTATTTGATCCCAACTTCTGCTATCCTCACAATCTTGCTGATGTAGTGTTTAACTATGCGGATGAGTGGACTAGGGCCAGTGATAAGGCTAgtttgaagaaaagaagctatGTTGAGTTGCTTTCTTGGATCAAGCCTGCGATTGGAGTTCATAAGCTCAATGTTGATGGATCAAGAACCACCAATGGTTCTATTGGAGCAGGTGGTGTTATAAGGGACAATACTGGATGCTGGTGTGGTGGTTTTATGATTAATATTGGTGTTGGTGAAGTTCTCCTAGCTGAAGCTTGGGGTTTGTTCCATGGTCTCCATCTTGCGTTGAGCTTAAAAATTTCCAAGCTAGAAGTCGAATCGGACTCTGCAATCTTGATCAGCCACATTCAAAATGACAATGTTGATTTACATCCTCTGGGGACCCTAGTCATGAACTGTAGGAAGCTAATGAATGAGTTTGTCTCAATTCAGATCAAGCATATCCATCGAGAGCGCAATTCAGTTGCTGATCTCTTAGCTAAGAACAACACTCTTCTTGCTAAAGGGGTCTGCACCCTCCATGATCCTCCTGCTttagtcactgaagctctcctAGATGATATTGTTGGAGCTCCTAGAGCTAGAAGTTTTAGTGCCAGCAATGCTGGCTAG
- the LOC133720923 gene encoding ubiquitin carboxyl-terminal hydrolase 5 produces the protein MAEVSMCRRSPDEERILIKDIALAAEAKSKEGDTFFLITQRWWQHWIDYVNQEQQPDVSEHCDSSSFKRPAGIDNSDLISDDAIEIQDTLLEGRDYVLLPQQVWNQLHTWYGGGPTLPRRVISSGPSHTEMAVEVYPLRLQLLVVPKGGLSTIRISKKETIGELHRRACEIFDLSPEQVCIWDFYGRKQHALMTDIDKTLDDANIQMDQDILVEVLSPDNGTRPSGYTSSVRYDGSLEKEAASVLVEPSKSSLSIAGGLSASKGASRSYNTELAQSQSLTSVRELDTTYGTIGVSTRGSSGGLTGLQNLGNTCFMNSAIQCLVHTPEFARYFREDYHQEINWENTLGMRGELALAFGELLRKLWAPGRTPVAPRPFKTKLARFAPQFSGYNQHDSQELLAFLLDGLHEDLNRVKQKPYIKSKDADGRPDEEVADEYWANHIARNDSIIVDVCQGQYKSTLVCPICNKVSVTFDPFMYLSLPLQPTTTRTMTVTVFSCNGSALPSAYTVTVPKQGRCRDLIQALSNASSVKHSERLLLVEIQNHMIQRFLEDPLILLSTIKDDDHLAAYKVQKSAKNTKYLQLIHRRKDQGTSDGHITSGWLPYGTPLLSAISCDDEITRGNIQNMVHTMLSPMLRTESLDHTDISGARSAIAASNPSGNLRGEACTDSAISNSMNNDITSSKPVKSLKLSLQLVDESNACIDLSVGEEKAITLPSASTSILVYADWSQKLLDKYHTHYLENLPEVFKYGPVTKKARTEPLSLYTCLEAFLREEPLVPEDMWYCPQCKERRQASKKLDLWRLPEVLVIHLKRFSYSRSMKHKLETFVNFPIHDFDLTNYIAHKSNSGHQLYELYALTNHYGSMGSGHYTAHIKLLDENRWYSFDDSHISPINEEDVKSAAAYVLFYRRVKSEDSFVSNGVLSCGGDNKVASDK, from the exons ATGGCGGAGGTGTCGATGTGTAGGAGGAGTCCGGATGAAGAGAGGATTTTGATAAAAGACATTGCTTTGGCTGCCGAAGCCAAATCCAAAGAGGGCGATACCTTCTTCTTGATTACCCAAAG atggtggcaacattggatTGATTATGTGAACCAAGAACAACAGCCCGATGTCTCAGAGCATTGTGATTCAAGTAGCTTCAAGAGGCCTGCTGGTATTGATAATTCCGATTTGATATCCGACGACGCCATTGAGATACAGGATACTTTATTAGAAGGCCGTGACTATGTGTTGCTCCCGCAACAAGTTTGGAACCAGTTGCATACATg GTATGGAGGTGGGCCAACATTACCCAGGAGAGTCATTAGTTCAGGTCCTTCTCACACAGAGATGGCTGTTGAAGTCTACCCTCTGCGTCTCCAATTGCTTGTGGTGCCAAAAGGCGGCCTCTCGACTATAAGAATAAGCAAGAAAGAAACAATTGGAGAGCTTCACAGAAGAGCTTGTGAAATCTTTGATCTTAGCCCGGAACAA GTATGCATTTGGGATTTCTATGGACGCAAGCAACATGCCCTCATGACCGACATTGATAAAACACTTGATGATGCGAATATACAAATGGACCAGGAT ATTCTGGTGGAGGTCCTTAGTCCTGACAATGGTACGAGACCGAGTGGATACACAAGTTCTGTTCGTTACGATGGATCTTTAGAAAAGGAAGCTGCCTCAGTTCTTGTAGAGCCTTCTAAGTCAAGCTTGTCGATTGCTGGAGGTTTATCTGCAAGCAAGGGTGCATCAAGAAGCTATAACACAGAGCTTGCACAAAGTCAAAGCCTGACTTCAGTTAGAGAATTGGATACTACTTATGGGACAATCGGTGTTAGTACAAGAGGTTCGTCTGGTGGTTTGACTGGGTTGCAGAACCTAGGGAATACTTGTTTTATGAACAGTGCTATACAATGCCTTGTTCATACACCAGAGTTCGCCAGATATTTTCGGGAAGAttatcatcaagagataaactgGGAAAACACTCTGGGTATGCGC GGTGAGCTAGCTCTAGCATTCGGCGAATTACTGCGGAAGCTTTGGGCACCCGGACGAACACCAGTTGCTCCTCGACCTTTTAAAACAAAACTTGCTCGTTTTGCCCCCCAATTCAGTGGTTACAATCAACATGATTCTCAG GAACTTTTGGCTTTTTTGCTAGATGGTCTTCATGAAGATCTGAATCGTGTGAAACAGAAACCTTATATAAAATCTAAAGATGCTGATGGTCGGCCTGATGAAGAAGTTGCTGATGAATATTGGGCAAACCACATTGCTCGTAATGATTCCATAATCGTCGATGTATGCCAA GGCCAATACAAATCAACTTTGGTTTGCCCCATTTGTAACAAAGTCTCTGTTACATTTGATCCCTTCATGTACCTATCATTGCCCCTGCAGCCCACCACAACTAGAACAATGACAGTAACAGTCTTTTCATGCAATGGAAGTGCGTTGCCATCTGCTTACACTGTTACAGTTCCAAAACAGGGACGTTGCCGGGACTTGATCCAGGCACTTAGCAATGCTAGCTCTGTGAAGCACAGTGAGAGGCTTTTGCTTGTTGAG ATACAAAACCACATGATTCAGCGATTTCTGGAAGACCCATTAATATTATTATCTACCATCAAAGATGATGATCATCTTGCTGCTTACAAGGTTCAAAAGTCAGCAAAGAACACAAAATATCTTCAGTTGATACACCGTCGTAAGGACCA AGGAACTAGTGATGGCCATATCACATCAGGATGGCTACCTTATGGAACACCTCTTCTGTCGGCTATCTCATGTGATGATGAAATCACAAGAGGCAACATACAGAACATGGTTCATACAATGCTTTCTCCAATGCTAAGAACTGAGAGTTTGGATCATACTGATATATCTGGTGCAAGATCTGCAATAGCGGCATCAAACCCCTCTGGAAACTTGCGTGGTGAAGCATGTACTGATTCCGCTATATCCAATTCAATGAATAATGATATCACCAGTTCTAAGCCAGTGAAATCACTAAAGTTGTCTCTTCAGTTGGTGGATGAAAGTAACGCATGCATTGATCTCTCAGTGGGGGAAGAGAAAGCTATCACATTGCCTTCGGCATCAACATCAATACTAGTATATGCTGATTGGTCACAGAAGCTTTTAGATAAATATCATACCCATTATCTGGAAAACTTGCCAGAAGTTTTTAAGTATGGACCTGTAACAAAGAAAGCCCGCACTGAACCTCTCTCCTTGTACACTTGCCTTGAAGCATTTCTACGTGAAGAACCACTGGTGCCTGAAGATATGTG GTACTGTCCCCAGTGCAAGGAGCGGCGACAAGCAAGTAAAAAGCTAGATCTTTGGAGGCTTCCCGAAGTGTTAGTCATCCATCTAAAGAGGTTCTCGTACAGCAGGTCAATGAAGCATAAACTGGAAACATTTGTCAACTTTCCCATTCATGACTTTGATCTAACCAATTACATTGCTCACAAAAGCAACTCTGGACATCAGCTTTACGAACTCTATGCTTTGACCAATCATTATGGTAGCATGGGTAGTGGGCATTACACTGCACATATCAAG CTTCTTGATGAGAACAGATGGTATAGTTTTGATGACAGTCATATATCACCCATAAATGAAGAAGATGTGAAGTCAGCTGCAGCATATGTACTGTTTTATCGCCGGGTAAAGAGTGAAGATTCCTTTGTTAGCAATGGAGTCCTATCCTGTGGAGGTGACAACAAAGTTGCCTCAGACAAGTAG